In a single window of the Pedococcus dokdonensis genome:
- a CDS encoding ABC transporter ATP-binding protein, which produces MSTSIDATSSLGTVATLKRGLDLSPELRRGLWVTLGLAAVTTVGRIVVPFVVQQTTDHGLLGKDGPDPGLVTRYVLLALIAVAITAASAYAVNVRLFRSSEAGLASLRLKAFRHIHDLSMLTQNTERRGSMVSRVTSDVDTISQFVQFGGIILVLSLGQIAVATGLMLFYSPLLTGVVWLCFVPLLFVIRRFQKIVGRAYTVVRERVGDLLAAVSESVVGAATIRAYGVEDRTATRIDAAIEAHQAASIRAQVRSVVAFSSGQLVAGLTLAVVLVVGTVQAAGGHLTLGKLLAFLFLVNLFTQPVQQATEILNELQNAVAGWRRVIGVIDTPADVADPGDAGQVLPRGPITVDFDAVSFAYPGGDTVLHDVDLSIAPRSRVAIVGETGSGKSTLAKLLTRLMDPTEGTVRIDGVDLRDVRFSSLRERVVLVPQEGFLFDATLRENVRFGRPGATDEDVRLAITELGLDAWLDGLPQGLATEVGQRGESLSAGERQLVALARAYLADPDLLVLDEATSAVDPSTEVRLQRALEGLTRGRTSIAIAHRLSTAEAADEVVVVDRGRIVERGPHRDLVRQDGVYAALHASWAAQQRG; this is translated from the coding sequence GTGAGCACCTCCATCGACGCCACGTCGTCCCTGGGCACGGTCGCGACGCTCAAGCGCGGTCTCGACCTCTCGCCGGAGCTGCGCCGCGGCCTCTGGGTCACCCTCGGCCTGGCCGCCGTCACGACGGTCGGGCGCATCGTGGTGCCGTTCGTGGTCCAGCAGACGACCGACCACGGACTGCTCGGCAAGGACGGGCCCGACCCCGGCCTGGTGACCCGCTACGTGCTCCTCGCCCTGATCGCCGTGGCGATCACCGCTGCGAGTGCGTATGCCGTCAACGTGCGACTCTTCCGGTCGTCCGAGGCCGGGCTGGCGTCGTTGCGGCTCAAGGCGTTCCGACACATCCACGACCTGTCGATGCTGACCCAGAACACCGAGCGGCGGGGCTCCATGGTCAGCCGGGTCACCTCCGACGTCGACACGATCAGCCAGTTCGTCCAGTTCGGCGGCATCATCCTCGTGCTGAGCCTCGGACAGATCGCCGTGGCCACGGGGTTGATGCTCTTCTACAGCCCGCTCCTCACCGGGGTGGTCTGGCTCTGCTTCGTGCCGCTGCTGTTCGTCATCCGCCGCTTCCAGAAGATCGTCGGACGCGCCTACACGGTCGTCCGCGAGCGGGTCGGCGACCTGCTGGCTGCCGTTTCGGAGTCCGTCGTCGGCGCCGCCACGATCCGCGCCTACGGCGTGGAGGACCGCACCGCCACCCGCATCGACGCAGCCATCGAGGCCCACCAGGCCGCCTCCATCCGCGCGCAGGTGCGCTCGGTGGTGGCGTTCTCGTCCGGCCAGCTGGTCGCGGGACTGACCCTCGCGGTCGTCCTCGTCGTGGGCACGGTGCAGGCGGCCGGTGGGCACCTCACGCTGGGCAAGCTGCTCGCGTTCCTCTTCCTGGTCAACCTGTTCACCCAGCCGGTGCAGCAGGCGACCGAGATCCTCAACGAGCTCCAGAACGCCGTGGCCGGCTGGCGTCGGGTGATCGGCGTCATCGACACCCCGGCCGACGTGGCCGACCCCGGTGACGCAGGGCAGGTGCTGCCGCGAGGCCCGATCACGGTGGACTTCGACGCGGTGTCGTTCGCCTACCCCGGTGGTGACACCGTGCTGCACGACGTCGACCTGTCGATCGCGCCGCGGTCACGGGTGGCGATCGTGGGCGAGACCGGGTCGGGCAAGTCCACCCTCGCCAAGCTGCTCACGCGGCTGATGGACCCGACCGAGGGCACCGTGCGCATCGACGGGGTCGACCTGCGCGACGTGCGCTTCTCCTCGCTACGCGAGCGGGTCGTGCTGGTGCCCCAGGAGGGCTTCCTCTTCGACGCGACCCTGCGCGAGAACGTCCGGTTCGGCCGGCCGGGGGCCACCGACGAGGACGTGCGGCTGGCCATCACCGAGCTCGGCCTCGACGCCTGGCTGGACGGGCTCCCGCAGGGTCTCGCGACCGAGGTGGGCCAACGCGGCGAGTCGCTGTCAGCGGGGGAGCGGCAGCTCGTGGCACTGGCCCGTGCCTACCTCGCCGACCCCGACCTGCTCGTCCTCGACGAGGCGACCTCCGCGGTGGACCCGTCGACCGAGGTCCGCCTCCAGCGGGCGCTCGAGGGCCTGACGCGGGGACGCACCTCCATCGCTATCGCGCACCGACTCTCGACGGCCGAGGCCGCCGACGAGGTGGTCGTCGTGGACCGGGGTCGCATCGTCGAGCGTGGTCCGCACCGCGACCTCGTCCGCCAGGACGGTGTGTATGCCGCCTTGCACGCCTCCTGGGCCGCCCAGCAACGCGGCTGA
- a CDS encoding ABC transporter ATP-binding protein has translation MSLDASVGSTPSFKRSLQIVWVGVRRQPRWFAFAVAGSALYGVMTVLTAWAIGKVTREEVQPAVAAGHATAAQLWTIFGWIAGVVVVNVVGVVIRRIAAGYTMYNVAAGFRREVTRQYLRLPLSWHHRHPSGQLLSNANADVEATWNVFAPLPMAIGVVIMLVAGIVQMVLVDPVMAIIGLTVFPLLFLANMVFQRAMSPRVSRAQQLRAEVSEVAHESFEAALIVKSMGREQQESDRFEEVTRRLQAANVEVGRTRGTFDPVIEAIPTLGTLAVLAVGAHQVANGALEPAAVVQVAYLISVLAFPVRALGWVLGELPRTVVGWDRVDAVLKARGELEFGSSQPERRGASHARLDRIDYAYDIVDEAGEESTFQAIHGVSLEVEPGTTVALVGPTGSGKTTLTNLTLRLVDPDRGHVTLDGLDLRQVARGGVSSVAALVPQQTFMFDDTVAGNVTLGGDYSDEQVWAALEVAQATGFVRELPLGIETRVGERGTSLSGGQRQRIALARAVIRKPQLLVLDDATSAVDPAVEQAILAGLRASSAGTSVLVVAYRMSTITLADQIVYVEGGRVVDHGTHAELERRCTGYQRLVTAYAREAAERAALAADEEVDA, from the coding sequence GTGTCGCTCGACGCGTCAGTAGGTTCGACGCCGTCGTTCAAGCGCAGCCTGCAGATCGTCTGGGTGGGGGTGCGGCGTCAGCCCCGGTGGTTCGCGTTCGCCGTGGCCGGGAGCGCGCTCTACGGAGTGATGACCGTGCTGACGGCCTGGGCCATCGGCAAGGTCACCCGCGAGGAGGTGCAGCCGGCCGTCGCCGCTGGGCACGCGACAGCGGCCCAGCTCTGGACCATCTTCGGGTGGATCGCGGGCGTGGTCGTGGTCAACGTCGTCGGGGTCGTGATCCGCCGGATCGCCGCGGGCTACACGATGTACAACGTCGCCGCCGGATTCCGGCGCGAGGTGACGCGGCAGTACCTCCGGCTCCCACTGTCCTGGCACCACCGGCACCCCTCGGGCCAGCTCCTCTCCAACGCCAACGCCGACGTCGAGGCGACCTGGAACGTCTTCGCCCCGCTGCCGATGGCCATCGGCGTCGTCATCATGCTGGTCGCCGGCATCGTCCAGATGGTGCTCGTCGACCCCGTGATGGCGATCATCGGGCTGACCGTCTTCCCGTTGCTGTTCCTCGCCAACATGGTGTTCCAGCGCGCCATGTCGCCGCGGGTGTCCCGCGCGCAGCAGCTGCGGGCCGAGGTGAGCGAGGTCGCGCACGAGAGCTTCGAGGCCGCGCTGATCGTGAAGTCGATGGGCCGCGAGCAGCAGGAGTCCGACCGGTTCGAGGAGGTCACCCGCCGGCTCCAGGCCGCCAACGTGGAGGTGGGGCGCACCCGCGGCACCTTCGACCCGGTCATCGAGGCGATCCCGACCCTGGGCACCCTCGCCGTCCTCGCCGTCGGAGCCCACCAGGTCGCGAACGGCGCCCTCGAACCGGCCGCCGTCGTCCAGGTCGCCTACCTCATCTCGGTGCTGGCCTTCCCGGTGCGGGCGCTCGGGTGGGTGCTCGGGGAGCTGCCGCGCACGGTGGTCGGCTGGGACCGGGTCGATGCGGTGCTGAAGGCGCGTGGCGAGCTCGAGTTCGGGTCGTCGCAACCCGAGCGCCGGGGGGCCTCGCACGCCCGGCTCGACCGGATCGACTACGCCTACGACATCGTCGACGAAGCCGGTGAGGAGTCGACCTTCCAGGCCATCCACGGGGTGTCCCTCGAGGTCGAGCCCGGCACCACCGTCGCGCTCGTCGGACCGACCGGGTCGGGCAAGACCACGCTCACGAACCTCACCCTGCGCCTGGTCGACCCGGACCGCGGTCACGTCACCCTCGACGGACTCGACCTGCGCCAGGTCGCTCGCGGCGGTGTGTCCTCGGTCGCAGCGCTCGTGCCGCAGCAGACCTTCATGTTCGACGACACGGTGGCCGGCAATGTCACCCTCGGTGGCGACTACTCCGACGAGCAGGTGTGGGCGGCGCTCGAGGTCGCGCAGGCGACCGGCTTCGTCCGCGAGCTGCCGCTCGGCATCGAGACCCGGGTGGGGGAGCGCGGCACCTCGCTGTCCGGTGGCCAGCGCCAGCGGATCGCGTTGGCCCGTGCGGTCATCCGCAAGCCCCAGCTGCTCGTGCTCGACGACGCCACCAGCGCTGTCGACCCGGCCGTGGAGCAGGCGATCCTCGCGGGGCTGCGGGCCTCCAGCGCCGGCACCTCGGTCCTGGTCGTCGCCTACCGGATGTCGACCATCACGCTGGCCGACCAGATCGTCTACGTCGAAGGGGGTCGTGTCGTCGACCACGGCACGCACGCGGAGCTGGAGCGTCGCTGCACCGGCTACCAGCGGCTCGTCACGGCCTATGCCCGGGAGGCGGCCGAGCGAGCCGCCCTCGCGGCGGACGAGGAGGTGGACGCGTGA
- a CDS encoding TIGR03085 family metal-binding protein, with the protein MTHLARIERESLCDTFDQVGPDAPTLCSPWTTADLAAHLVIRERRPDLAPGIWLPPLAGRLEESQADYAGKPWPELVDLIRSGPPAWSPAQLSSVDDAVNFLEFFIHHEDVLRGDGQVGPRREVPLREQKALWKTLKRLGKVFFRRSPVGVVLERTDGKVLTVKGPTELGTVTVRGDATELVLAAYGRRRVADLSVAGDDAAVQALWEAPLGLS; encoded by the coding sequence ATGACCCACCTTGCCCGGATCGAGCGCGAATCCCTCTGCGACACCTTCGACCAGGTCGGCCCGGACGCCCCCACCCTGTGCTCCCCCTGGACCACCGCCGACCTGGCGGCACACCTCGTCATCCGGGAGCGGCGCCCGGACCTCGCGCCCGGGATCTGGCTGCCCCCGCTCGCGGGGCGGCTCGAGGAGAGCCAGGCCGACTACGCGGGCAAGCCGTGGCCGGAGCTGGTCGACCTGATCCGGTCCGGGCCCCCGGCGTGGTCGCCCGCGCAGCTCTCCTCCGTCGACGACGCCGTCAACTTCCTCGAGTTCTTCATCCACCACGAGGACGTCCTGCGCGGTGACGGCCAGGTGGGGCCACGCCGCGAGGTGCCCCTGCGCGAGCAGAAGGCGCTCTGGAAGACCCTGAAGCGACTGGGCAAGGTGTTCTTCCGCCGCAGCCCGGTGGGGGTCGTGCTGGAACGCACCGACGGCAAGGTCCTCACGGTCAAGGGTCCGACCGAGCTCGGCACCGTGACGGTGCGTGGCGACGCGACCGAGCTCGTGCTGGCGGCCTACGGCCGGCGTCGGGTGGCCGACCTCTCGGTCGCTGGCGACGACGCGGCGGTGCAGGCACTCTGGGAGGCACCCCTCGGCCTGTCGTGA
- a CDS encoding DUF1905 domain-containing protein gives MGEQVTFTAPLWEWGARDSWFFVTLDEEASEVVADRPPPGRGFGSVRVRATVGRTTWTTSVFPSDSESGRFVLPVKKAVRVAESIDEDDPVTVLLEVLD, from the coding sequence ATGGGTGAGCAGGTCACCTTCACGGCACCGTTGTGGGAGTGGGGCGCCCGCGACTCGTGGTTCTTCGTGACGCTCGACGAGGAGGCCAGCGAGGTCGTCGCCGACCGGCCACCACCGGGCCGCGGCTTCGGGTCGGTGCGGGTCCGGGCGACGGTGGGCCGGACGACGTGGACCACCTCGGTCTTCCCGAGCGACAGCGAGAGCGGGCGCTTCGTCCTGCCCGTGAAGAAGGCGGTGCGGGTCGCCGAGTCGATCGACGAGGACGACCCGGTGACCGTGCTCCTCGAGGTGCTCGACTAG
- the hisF gene encoding imidazole glycerol phosphate synthase subunit HisF, with product MPVATRVIPCLDVDAGRVVKGVNFVDLRDAGDPVELARVYGEQGADELTFLDVTASSGNRETTYEIVRQTAEQVFIPLTVGGGVRTVDDVDRLLRAGADKVGVNTAAIARPELIAEVADRFGSQVLVLSADVRRRLDDSRRPTGDFEVTTHGGRQGAGLDAVEWCARAGELGAGEILLNSMDADGTKAGFDVELIELVRREVRIPLIASGGAGRVEHFAPAVRAGADAVLAASVFHFGELSIGDVKEALRQDGIPVR from the coding sequence GTGCCTGTTGCGACTCGCGTGATCCCCTGCCTCGACGTCGACGCGGGCCGGGTGGTCAAGGGCGTGAACTTCGTCGACCTGCGCGACGCGGGCGACCCGGTCGAGCTGGCCCGGGTGTACGGCGAGCAGGGCGCTGACGAGCTCACCTTCCTCGACGTGACCGCCAGCAGCGGCAACCGCGAGACCACCTACGAGATCGTGCGCCAGACCGCGGAGCAGGTGTTCATCCCGCTCACCGTCGGCGGAGGGGTGCGCACCGTCGACGACGTCGACCGGCTGTTGCGCGCCGGGGCCGACAAGGTCGGGGTCAACACCGCGGCGATCGCCCGGCCCGAGCTGATCGCCGAGGTGGCCGACCGGTTCGGGTCACAGGTGCTGGTGCTGTCCGCCGACGTGCGCCGCCGGCTCGACGACTCCCGCCGCCCGACCGGCGACTTCGAGGTGACCACGCACGGCGGTCGCCAGGGGGCCGGACTCGACGCGGTCGAGTGGTGCGCTCGCGCCGGCGAGCTGGGTGCCGGCGAGATCCTGCTCAACTCGATGGACGCCGACGGCACCAAGGCAGGCTTCGACGTCGAGCTCATCGAGCTGGTCCGCCGCGAGGTCCGGATCCCGCTGATCGCGAGCGGGGGAGCCGGGCGGGTGGAGCACTTCGCGCCGGCAGTGCGCGCCGGGGCCGACGCCGTGTTGGCGGCGAGCGTCTTCCACTTCGGCGAGCTGAGCATCGGTGACGTCAAGGAGGCGTTGCGGCAGGACGGCATACCGGTCCGCTGA
- a CDS encoding nucleoside/nucleotide kinase family protein — MRVDQRADAVATIVALVDASQPLCGTTHLVCIDGPSGAGKTTLAHDVAADLAAPTVHMDDLYPGWDGLRAGTHRAQEWLVGPLMEGLPARYRRWDWAAHEYAEWVQLPASEVVVLEGCGAGALPAGKAASVLVWVEAEESVRRARGLARDPGYAPFWDGWAAQERRLYEADRTWERADLFLDTTTDRR, encoded by the coding sequence ATGCGCGTCGACCAGAGGGCGGATGCGGTCGCGACCATCGTCGCGCTCGTCGACGCCAGCCAGCCTCTCTGCGGCACGACGCACCTGGTCTGCATCGACGGTCCGAGCGGCGCAGGCAAGACCACCCTGGCCCACGACGTGGCCGCCGACCTGGCCGCTCCGACGGTGCACATGGACGACCTCTACCCCGGCTGGGACGGCCTGCGCGCCGGCACCCACCGTGCGCAGGAGTGGCTGGTCGGACCGCTCATGGAGGGGCTGCCGGCGCGCTACCGGCGCTGGGACTGGGCTGCCCACGAGTACGCCGAGTGGGTGCAGCTGCCCGCGTCGGAGGTCGTGGTGCTCGAAGGCTGCGGGGCCGGGGCGCTGCCCGCCGGCAAGGCTGCCTCGGTGCTGGTCTGGGTGGAGGCCGAGGAGTCGGTCCGTCGGGCCCGCGGCCTGGCCCGCGACCCGGGCTACGCACCGTTCTGGGACGGGTGGGCGGCCCAGGAGCGCCGCCTCTACGAGGCGGACCGCACGTGGGAGCGCGCCGACCTCTTCCTCGACACCACGACCGACCGCCGCTGA
- a CDS encoding DUF5655 domain-containing protein, which translates to MEPADMMAAVTDSMRERTGRTLEEWVALVQESGLDPVDQKAVRTWLRDVHGVPQNSQWAVADAAATAAGWERPDPDGYTDTLYAGSKAHLRPIHDAVVTLAEGLGEDAHREGRGTYIPVVRRTQFVAVAPGPRETVRVGFRFRGEVPDDERLSPAKGFAQASHWLHLSADADEDDLRSIGPLLEAAYSQNG; encoded by the coding sequence ATGGAACCCGCCGACATGATGGCCGCCGTCACCGACTCGATGCGCGAGCGGACCGGGCGGACCCTCGAGGAGTGGGTGGCCCTGGTCCAGGAGTCCGGCCTCGACCCGGTCGACCAGAAGGCCGTGCGCACCTGGCTGCGCGACGTCCACGGGGTGCCGCAGAACTCGCAGTGGGCCGTCGCCGACGCCGCGGCGACCGCGGCTGGCTGGGAGCGTCCCGACCCCGACGGCTACACCGACACCCTGTATGCCGGGTCGAAGGCCCACCTGCGCCCGATCCACGATGCGGTCGTCACCCTGGCCGAGGGGCTCGGCGAGGACGCCCACCGCGAGGGCCGGGGCACCTACATCCCCGTGGTGCGGCGCACCCAGTTCGTCGCGGTGGCCCCGGGTCCGCGCGAGACCGTCCGGGTCGGCTTCCGGTTCCGCGGAGAGGTGCCCGACGACGAACGCCTCTCCCCCGCCAAGGGATTCGCCCAGGCGAGCCACTGGCTGCACCTGTCCGCGGACGCCGACGAGGACGACCTGCGCTCGATCGGGCCGCTGCTCGAGGCCGCCTACTCCCAGAACGGCTGA
- a CDS encoding FUSC family protein: MSTVDLARAARRSRREARARTDRLVSRMFFIVQCGLGAATAWWVASDLLHHSRPFFAPVTAMISLGMSFGQRLRRVTEVMIGVAVGVFVGDVFVHVFGSGFWQIIVVVVLSMSVAALLGAGMLLITQAGVQSVIVTTLVAGSGQAFTRWLDAVVGGCVALAFTTIAPAGPLRRPRQQASLVVHEIGEVLADTARALRDRDSDLASATLTRARDTESMLDEARSLSAEGIAVVRLSPFRRRHLPGVQAIADLLEPLDRAIRNLRVLVRRAAIATWREEAVPTAYLRLVDALAETCEDIARELGQRRLPTNARVGLQRIGEASAVLDPSAGLSGEVMRAQIRSMVVDLLMLTGMPLDEAREMVPESMTTGPQDD; encoded by the coding sequence ATGTCCACCGTCGACCTGGCCCGCGCGGCTCGGCGCTCCCGCCGCGAGGCCAGGGCGCGCACCGACCGGCTGGTGAGCCGGATGTTCTTCATCGTCCAGTGCGGCCTCGGGGCCGCCACGGCCTGGTGGGTGGCCAGCGACCTGCTGCACCACAGCCGGCCCTTCTTCGCCCCGGTCACGGCGATGATCTCGCTCGGCATGTCGTTCGGGCAGCGCCTGCGACGGGTCACCGAGGTGATGATCGGCGTCGCCGTCGGGGTCTTCGTCGGTGACGTCTTCGTGCACGTCTTCGGTTCGGGCTTCTGGCAGATCATCGTGGTCGTGGTGCTCTCGATGAGTGTGGCGGCGCTGCTCGGTGCCGGCATGCTGCTCATCACCCAGGCCGGGGTGCAGTCCGTCATCGTCACCACGCTGGTGGCCGGTTCCGGCCAGGCCTTCACACGCTGGCTCGACGCCGTGGTGGGTGGCTGCGTGGCCCTCGCCTTCACGACGATCGCACCAGCCGGCCCGCTGCGCCGCCCCCGTCAACAGGCCTCGCTGGTCGTCCACGAGATCGGCGAGGTGCTCGCCGACACGGCCCGCGCGCTGCGTGACCGCGACTCCGACCTCGCCTCCGCCACGCTCACCCGCGCCCGCGACACCGAGTCGATGCTCGACGAGGCACGCTCCCTGTCGGCCGAGGGGATCGCGGTGGTGCGGCTCTCACCGTTCCGTCGCCGCCACCTTCCCGGCGTGCAGGCCATCGCCGACCTGCTCGAGCCGCTGGACCGCGCCATCCGCAACCTGCGGGTGCTGGTGCGCCGCGCCGCGATCGCGACCTGGCGCGAGGAGGCGGTGCCCACGGCATACCTGCGCCTGGTCGACGCGCTGGCCGAGACCTGCGAGGACATCGCCCGCGAGCTCGGCCAGCGACGGCTGCCCACCAACGCGCGGGTGGGCCTGCAGCGCATCGGTGAGGCGAGCGCCGTGCTCGACCCGTCCGCTGGACTGTCCGGCGAGGTGATGCGAGCCCAGATCCGATCGATGGTGGTCGACCTGCTGATGCTGACGGGGATGCCGCTGGACGAGGCGCGCGAGATGGTGCCCGAGTCGATGACCACCGGCCCGCAGGACGACTGA
- a CDS encoding MFS transporter, with translation MSSRRHPHLPPVWLMALALVAVAANLRTAMASVPPLTETIADDLGLSNTALGALTTLPVLCMGLFAPTAQRIAARLGAAAAVELAIVCVAIGLGLRLAGGATWPLYAGTFVAGVGIAIGGTLLPGLVKELFPPARAGLVTGLYMLAMMGGAGASSALSVPLQGWLGSWQASLASWSLLAVVGVLAWVPVLTGHARHRAANPAAVAPTRLPWRQSTAWLVAGYLAVQSVEFYSTLAWLAPSYTARGWDPTHAGYLLSVFTAAQLVSGLLAPALTDRIHDRRVLLVSAAVLGLLGQAGLWLLPEGAPWVWATVLGLGQGASFALGLVLIVDYAGSPSASARLAGMAFLFSYTIASFGPATMGAIRDLTGGFTAVWGTLTVLMLGQVLFSALMRPGLHKVD, from the coding sequence ATGTCCTCTCGCCGCCACCCCCACCTCCCCCCTGTCTGGCTGATGGCCCTGGCGCTCGTCGCCGTCGCCGCCAACCTGCGCACCGCGATGGCCAGCGTGCCCCCGCTGACCGAGACCATCGCCGACGACCTCGGCCTGTCCAACACCGCGCTGGGCGCACTGACCACCCTGCCAGTGCTGTGCATGGGCCTCTTCGCCCCGACGGCGCAGCGGATCGCGGCCCGGCTCGGCGCCGCGGCCGCGGTCGAGCTGGCGATCGTCTGCGTGGCGATCGGGCTCGGCCTGCGCCTGGCGGGTGGCGCCACCTGGCCGTTGTATGCCGGGACGTTCGTCGCCGGGGTGGGCATCGCGATCGGGGGCACCTTGCTCCCCGGTCTGGTGAAGGAGCTGTTCCCGCCGGCGCGGGCCGGTCTGGTCACCGGGCTCTACATGCTGGCGATGATGGGCGGCGCCGGTGCCTCCTCGGCGCTCTCGGTGCCCCTGCAGGGCTGGCTGGGGTCGTGGCAGGCCTCGCTCGCCTCGTGGTCCCTGCTCGCGGTCGTGGGGGTGCTGGCGTGGGTGCCGGTCCTCACCGGCCACGCGCGCCACCGGGCGGCCAACCCGGCGGCGGTGGCCCCGACCCGGCTCCCCTGGCGCCAGTCGACGGCCTGGCTGGTCGCCGGCTACCTGGCCGTCCAGTCGGTCGAGTTCTACTCGACCCTCGCCTGGCTCGCCCCGTCCTACACGGCGCGCGGCTGGGACCCGACGCACGCGGGATACCTGCTGTCGGTCTTCACCGCCGCCCAGCTGGTCTCGGGCCTGCTCGCCCCTGCCCTCACCGACCGGATCCACGACCGACGCGTGCTCCTGGTCTCCGCAGCGGTGCTGGGGCTGCTCGGCCAGGCCGGTCTCTGGCTCCTCCCGGAGGGGGCGCCGTGGGTGTGGGCCACCGTCCTCGGGCTCGGCCAGGGCGCGTCGTTCGCGCTCGGGCTCGTGCTGATCGTCGACTACGCAGGCTCCCCCTCCGCCAGCGCCCGCCTCGCCGGCATGGCGTTCCTGTTCAGCTACACCATCGCGTCGTTCGGCCCGGCCACGATGGGCGCGATCCGTGACCTCACCGGTGGCTTCACCGCCGTCTGGGGCACCCTGACGGTGCTGATGCTGGGGCAGGTGCTCTTCTCGGCGCTGATGCGTCCCGGCCTGCACAAGGTCGACTGA
- a CDS encoding cutinase family protein: MKFTRAIRRAVVGATTTAVVVTGVIAATATSASAVTCRAYTAIAVRGTNDGARASSGTQLPTAVSAFAARKGSANVTKDYVPYQATFNYAVSMSEGRAALRTKLNSYLSGCPKTKVALFGYSQGAHIVGDVVVGLTSTQRARIQGVGLIGDPMLNPTFGSSKTADRVHGGMWGRRASWPTGVFVYNVCNKKDQVCASYSTAQSTGYLAGAAVGGAKEHLTYTSSTYSPIAGYSGAYLIGRHVADRA; encoded by the coding sequence ATGAAGTTCACCCGTGCCATCCGCCGCGCAGTCGTCGGGGCCACCACCACCGCGGTCGTCGTCACCGGCGTGATCGCGGCCACCGCGACGAGCGCCAGCGCCGTGACGTGTCGCGCCTACACGGCCATCGCGGTGCGCGGCACCAACGACGGAGCCAGGGCCAGCAGCGGCACCCAGCTGCCGACCGCGGTGAGCGCCTTCGCCGCCCGCAAGGGGTCGGCCAACGTCACCAAGGACTACGTGCCCTACCAGGCGACCTTCAACTACGCGGTCTCGATGTCCGAGGGACGGGCCGCCCTCCGCACCAAGCTCAACAGCTACCTGTCGGGCTGCCCGAAGACGAAGGTGGCACTGTTCGGCTACTCGCAGGGCGCGCACATCGTCGGAGACGTGGTCGTCGGGCTGACCTCGACGCAGCGGGCTCGGATCCAGGGCGTCGGGCTGATCGGCGACCCGATGCTCAACCCGACGTTCGGGTCCAGCAAGACCGCCGACCGCGTGCACGGCGGCATGTGGGGTCGACGCGCGTCCTGGCCGACCGGGGTCTTCGTCTACAACGTCTGCAACAAGAAGGACCAGGTGTGCGCGTCCTACTCGACCGCACAGTCCACCGGCTACCTCGCCGGGGCCGCCGTGGGCGGCGCCAAGGAGCACCTGACCTACACCAGCTCGACGTACTCACCCATCGCCGGCTACTCCGGCGCCTACCTCATCGGACGGCACGTCGCCGACCGCGCCTGA
- a CDS encoding response regulator transcription factor: MSADPAATRPSVVVIDDSTVIRGGFATVHPGLDVVATYANVEDFEAARVDCDVVVLDLLLRGPQGVESTATKQGRAAIRALRSLGHRVCLYTDERRALVLALCLRAGASGVVHKSDPPEVAVRAVQDIRDGQVVVTQSLVGLTELLDRRGAALALSPRQRQVISARARGRHWGDIAAELYITEGVAREHYQAACAKLRDYLQHTSAGDIELAFGVGPGDLLEED, translated from the coding sequence GTGAGCGCCGACCCGGCGGCCACGAGGCCCAGCGTCGTCGTGATCGACGACAGCACCGTGATCCGCGGCGGGTTCGCCACCGTGCACCCCGGGCTCGACGTCGTGGCGACGTACGCGAACGTGGAGGACTTCGAGGCCGCCCGTGTGGACTGCGACGTCGTCGTGCTGGACCTGCTGCTGCGTGGCCCGCAGGGGGTCGAGTCGACCGCCACCAAGCAGGGTCGTGCCGCCATCCGGGCCCTGCGCTCGCTCGGCCACCGGGTCTGCCTCTACACCGACGAGCGACGCGCGCTCGTCCTCGCGCTGTGCCTCCGCGCCGGCGCCAGCGGCGTGGTGCACAAGTCGGACCCACCGGAGGTCGCGGTGCGCGCGGTGCAGGACATCCGCGACGGGCAGGTCGTGGTGACCCAGTCGTTGGTGGGGCTCACCGAGCTGCTCGACCGACGCGGGGCCGCGCTGGCGCTCAGCCCCCGTCAGCGCCAGGTGATCTCGGCCCGGGCCAGGGGGCGGCACTGGGGTGACATCGCCGCGGAGCTCTACATCACCGAGGGCGTGGCCCGCGAGCACTACCAGGCCGCCTGCGCAAAGCTGCGGGACTACCTGCAGCACACGAGTGCCGGTGACATCGAGCTCGCCTTCGGTGTCGGGCCGGGCGACCTCCTCGAAGAGGACTGA